A genomic stretch from Juglans microcarpa x Juglans regia isolate MS1-56 chromosome 3S, Jm3101_v1.0, whole genome shotgun sequence includes:
- the LOC121258225 gene encoding NADH dehydrogenase [ubiquinone] 1 beta subcomplex subunit 3-B-like — MANKAVGPTGEFFRRRDEWRKHPMLTNQLRHATPGLGIALVAFGIYLVGEQVYDRLHAPSSSHHNHSAASTSSASH, encoded by the coding sequence ATGGCGAATAAGGCCGTGGGACCCACGGGAGAGTTCTTCAGGAGAAGGGACGAGTGGAGAAAGCACCCGATGCTGACGAATCAGCTCCGCCACGCCACTCCTGGCCTCGGCATCGCCCTCGTTGCCTTTGGCATCTACCTCGTCGGCGAACAAGTGTACGACAGGCTCCACGCGCCTTCCTCTTCTCACCACAACCACTCTGCTGCATCAACTTCCTCTGCTTCACACTGA